The following proteins come from a genomic window of Limnohabitans sp. 103DPR2:
- a CDS encoding lipocalin family protein, which translates to MGLSLAIPIATQAAQVKSIDQLDINQYMGPWYEIAKLPNWFQRNCAQNTKATYKLINPAEIQVLNQCQAANGDMIQALGMARPRANGLPAQLEVRFAPSWLGWMPLVWGDYWVLDLDPQYQLAAVGDPSKKYLWILSRTPQISDASYKALTQRLSLMGFDVSRLEKTTQN; encoded by the coding sequence ATGGGTTTGAGTCTAGCCATTCCCATTGCGACACAGGCGGCCCAAGTGAAATCAATTGACCAACTCGACATCAACCAATACATGGGGCCTTGGTATGAAATTGCCAAACTACCCAACTGGTTTCAACGCAATTGCGCTCAAAACACCAAAGCGACATACAAGCTGATCAACCCAGCAGAAATTCAAGTTCTCAATCAATGCCAAGCAGCCAATGGTGACATGATCCAAGCCTTGGGCATGGCCAGACCCCGCGCCAATGGCTTGCCAGCGCAGCTTGAAGTGCGCTTTGCGCCCAGTTGGCTGGGATGGATGCCCCTGGTCTGGGGAGATTACTGGGTGCTGGACTTAGACCCGCAGTACCAACTTGCCGCAGTGGGCGATCCCAGTAAAAAATACCTCTGGATTTTGTCGCGCACCCCTCAAATTTCAGACGCTTCCTACAAGGCTTTGACGCAACGGCTGTCTTTGATGGGTTTTGACGTCAGTCGACTCGAAAAAACAACGCAAAACTAA